The following coding sequences are from one Vicugna pacos chromosome 11, VicPac4, whole genome shotgun sequence window:
- the R3HCC1L gene encoding coiled-coil domain-containing protein R3HCC1L: MQQEAERCRARVRRPDMALYVPKARRGVVLLKSGDEGKSCDPHKSVVKEQKESLSQKEIFRDKPGVQRLSINPDKKEHNRREGKKSSTKLKKDTCLQEGNKDGVCPSKRTTESKDVLSQGHQQRVPNPGIIPRVPLQRHFKPKKVECLEIETTDVTGHEALLLSQSCSEISKAQVLNKPFQNMEFCDFNRHELSGETSEDRDLESRIGTDAEVVGILSQFPGVFSTVLKPQSMTAPVELSSDSRIAHGIQTSGGMLKLSNGGIPTDSVPGSSDGITGQTCIDFEAENVADRGNSSDFILGQKGIDSIPKTLGHISHQMTVVSKSGSADGSFDPTVIREYEENDSTADELFVKHEPSDTAVLAHETYSDDGSKSVDDITSKVCMMDITDTISDQVTVGSPCVVAVRVADEACSDTSVFSNYLEMSADTAPLHVVKSENDTEDSSSLTACSDIYAESISSGFTESTGKSIESLSDCASSLPLKKIAGSYCNTFLDSEQSMLNGTKVLSDGALGSDLDSTGDILEALHELKTAEEFKTEEEDDSENIEFGVSFPDTESVSMETSLEPKIVETSHEEGSTATEESWESMFNDDGDCLDPRLLQELSGSMKNRESIQEPRFDYYNHEVPDIDLSDCEFPHVIEIYDFPQEFRTEDLLRVFCNYQKKGFDIKWVDDTHALGVFSSPITARDALGSKHTMVKIRPLSQATRAAKAKARAYAEFLQPAKERPETSAALARRLVISALGVRSKQSKTEREAELKKLQEARERKRLEAKQREDIWEGRDQSAV, from the exons ATGCAGCAAGAAGCAGAGAGATGCAGAGCTCGAGTCAGAAGACCTGACATGGCGCTTTATGTACCCAAAGCTCGAAGGGGTGTAGTACTGCTCAAATCAGGTGATGAGGGAAAAAGCTGTGATCCACATAAGTCCGTGgtgaaagaacaaaaagaatctCTCTCCCAAAAGGAGATCTTTAGAGACAAACCTGGTGTTCAAAGACTAAGTATTAATCCTGATAAAAAGGAGCACAATCgtagggaaggaaagaaatcttcaacaaaattgaaaaaagacaCATGCCttcaagaaggaaataaagatggaGTTTGCCCATCTAAGAGAACCACAGAATCCAAAGACGTATTATCCCAAGGACATCAGCAAAGAGTTCCAAATCCTGGGATTATACCTCGTGTACCTTTACAAAGACATTTTAAACCAAAGAAGGTGGAGTGTTTGGAGATTGAAACCACAGACGTGACAGGACATGAGGCGTTGCTTTTATCTCAGTCTTGTTCAGAAATCAGCAAGGCTCAGGTTCTAAACAAACCATTCCAAAACATGGAATTCTGTGATTTCAATAGGCACGAACTAAGTGGGGAAACATCTGAAGACAGAGATTTGGAAAGCAGAATTGGAACTGATGCTGAGGTTGTGGGGATACTATCCCAGTTTCCTGGAGTTTTTAGTACTGTGTTGAAACCTCAGAGTATGACTGCACCAGTAGAACTAAGCTCTGATTCTAGAATTGCACATGGCATCCAAACATCAGGTGGTATGTTGAAGCTCAGCAATGGAGGCATCCCCACTGATTCTGTTCCTGGAAGTTCAGATGGTATCACTGGTCAAACTTGTATAGACTTTGAAGCTGAGAATGTTGCTGATAGAGGCAACAGTTCAGATTTCATCTTGGGTCAGAAAGGTATAGATTCCATTCCCAAGACTCTGGGTCACATTTCTCATCAGATGACTGTAGTCAGCAAATCAGGGAGCGCAGATGGCAGTTTTGATCCAACAGTGATTAGAGAGTATGAGGAGAATGACAGCACTGCTGATGAGTTATTTGTGAAGCATGAACCTTCTGATACAGCTGTCCTTGCTCATGAAACATATTCAGATGATGGGTCTAAGAGTGTAgatgacattaccagtaaggtaTGTATGATGGACATTACAGATACCATATCTGATCAAGTAACTGTAGGCAGCCCTTGTGTAGTTGCAGTTAGAGTAGCTGACGAGGCCTGTAGTGACACAAGTGTTTTCTCAAACTATTTAGAAATGAGTGCAGATACAGCCCCTCTTCATGTAGTTAAAAGTGAAAATGACACTGAAGATTCTAGCAGCCTGACTGCTTGCTCAGATATTTATGCTGAGAGTATTTCATCTGGTTTCACAGAGTCAACAGGAAAGTCGATAGAGAGCTTGTCAGATTGTGCTTCCTCCTTACCTTTAAAGAAGATTGCTGGTAGTTATTGTAACACTTTTTTGGACTCTGAACAAAGTATGTTAAATGGGACAAAAGTACTCTCAGACGGTGCCTTGGGCAGTGATCTAGATAGTACTGGTGATATATTGGAGGCATTGCATGAACTAAAAACTGCTGAAGAGTtcaaaacagaagaggaagatgattcagagaatatagaatttggtgTATCCTTTCCTGATACAGAATCAGTGTCTATGGAAACATCCCTGGAACCAAAAATAGTTGAAACTTCTCACGAAGAGGGAAGTACCGCTACTGAGGAGAGCTGGGAGTCTATGTTTAATGATGATGGTGACTGCCTGGATCCACGTCTTCTACAGGAG TTATCAGGGAGTATGAAGAATAGAGAAAGCATTCAGGAACCTAGATTTGATTATTACAACCATGAAGTTCCTGATATTGACCTCAGTGATTGTGAATTCCCACATGTCATTGAAATTTATGACTTCCCTCAAGAATTTCGTACTGAAGACCTGCTACGGGTTTTCTGCAATTATCA AAAGAAAGGATTTGATATTAAATGGGTGGATGATACACATGCCCTAGGAGTATTCTCCAGTCCAATTACAG CTCGTGATGCTCTGGGTAGTAAACATACCATGGTGAAGATCCGGCCCTTGTCACAGGCCACAAGAGCAGCCAAGGCCAAAGCTAGAGCTTATGCTG agttcctccagccaGCAAAGGAGCGTCCTGAGACTTCAGCAGCCCTAGCCAGAAGGTTAGTCATCAGTGCCCTTGGGGTTCGAAGTAAGCAGAGCAAAACGGAACGGGAAGCAGAGCTCAAGAAACTGCAAGAAGCCCGAG AGAGAAAACGATTGGAAGCCAAGCAACGGGAAGATATCTGGGAAGGCAGAGACCAGTCTGCTGTTTGA